The nucleotide sequence ATACGTATGTTGGGTACAGGTTGATGTCTGTGTTCATTTGCACCGTCATCTATATTACGGTGCTTATTCCGACAACAGGAATTTTCGATATGCAATTTTTCATTGGAACGATCCTTATTTCACTTCTATCTGGTTTATTTTCGGTATTTGTCCTGCTTGTATTGCCTACATTTGCTAATAACAAGGTTGAAGGCTTGGCATTGATGAAAGGGCTAGGGATCTTGTTTCTTGGTCCGCTTGCAGCTTATTTCCTTTCCTCTAACTGGCAATATGTATTTGGGTTATTACCAACATTTTGGCCCGCAAAAGCTTTTTGGTTGTTATGGGAAGGAGAAGCCTTTCTTCTGCCATTGTTGATTGGGCTAGGTTATTTTCTAGTACTTAACGTCTGGATGTTTAAGAAGTTTATACAAAAAACGACATAAGAAAATGAGCTTCAGGAGGGTAATTCCTCCTGAAGCTCATTTATTTGTCAGGTCCTTTTTCACGTGTGTGATGCTCACGTTGCGGATGCATATCATATAAGGCTTTTTTTAGTTCTTTCTTTGCCTTTTGTGCATCTCTTTCGTCTTTCTTTGCTTGCTCTTCAATTCGCTCCACATCTTTTTTGGAATGATCTTTCATGGTGTTCTCCTTTCATCTAAAGTTTCCTTTTTTAAATCGTTCGATCATGTATTCCGCACTCCGTAGGGCGAGGGCATAAACTGTGAACGTAGGATTGGCACTTGGTGCTGTTACGAAGGTAGGGGTTCCGAGTATAAAAAGGTTCTTTACGTCGTGTGTTTGCCCGTAGCTATTTACAACTGAGTCTTCCGGATTTTCGCCCATACGGCAACCACCTATAAGATGTGCTGTCGATTGAAGATGATAAAGTGGTTTGCCTCCTGCTGCATGCCCAAGTTCGGTTAGTTTTTGTTTAGCAGCTCTGCGTATTGCAATATCGTTAGATGAGAGAGACATCGAGACGATTGGAATAGGTACGTCATATTCATCCTTTTCACTGCCTAGTGTAACGCTATTTGTTGCTTGTGGAAGCATTTCACCAAGCATTGCAAAGGCTGCGTAATGATTGTAATCGAGCATTCTTCGTCTTAATGTTTCTCCCCAAGCTTCTCTGTCGTTTTCCGAAAATAACTTTGCCAGCCTTATAGGTCGTGAACCATAGGAATTCATGATGAACCCTCTTGCGTAGTCACCGCTTCTTGCACCTTCTTCATATGTGTCTAACGTTAGTGCTTGGACGGGGTTTCCGCGATACATACGAATTTCCTCATCAAATCGAACGAGCAGTTGGTCATTCATATTGGTCATTAAGAATTTCCCAACCGTTCCAGATGAATTAGCTAATCCATTTGGGAACAGAGCACTTTTTGAATGAAGAAGAAGCCGCGGTGTTTCAATTGCATAGGCCGTTAAAAGGATAAGGCTTGCCGTTTGCAAATACTCTTTCCCGTTTGTAATGTATTTTACACCTTTTGCAGTTCCATCTTTGTTTAGAAGAATTTCAACTACCCTGGCATTTGCTTGAATGGAGACACCGTTTTTTATCGCTAATGGGATAAAGGAATTCAGTGGAGTTGTCTTGGCATTCGGCATACAGCCTTCCTCACAAAAGCCTCTATTTGTACATGGGTGTCTTTCACCATATGGTGCAGATAGTATGGCTAGCGGGGAAACAGAATGGCGCAGACCAAGTGCCTCACAGCCAGCTCGAAATTTTAATGTATTATTTGATAAATCATGATGCTGTGGGTAAGAAAACGTTCCTCCATATGGTTTCCATGGAAAAGAATTGGGTCCCGAGAAACGTAATAATTTTTGAATACGTTCATAATAGGGCTTAACCTCGTCGTAAGTAATCGGCCAGTCTTCGCCTACACCTTGTAATGTTTTCGTTTGAAAATCAGAATGATGAAAGCGAAGCATCTGGGCGGTGTAATGGACAGCACTTCCGCCAACACCTTTTCCAGAATTGTTGCGGGATAAATTAATTGGGTCATTTCCTGTGCTAATCCTAGGCTCATTCCAGAACAGCTTTTCCATTTCCAATTCATCACTTACAAAGTCACGGAGTGGTTCATGAAAAGGCCCTGCTTCAAGGCATGTTACAGATAAGCCGGCATTACTTAACACGTATGCAGCAGTACTTCCAGCTGCTCCAGTCCCGACTATGCATACATCAACGTGAGGAGGGTTTGTCATGCACTGGCGCCTCCCATTTGTCAAATTGCTTTGGACCGAACGCATAATACCCATGTGGATAAGCAGGTCCGCCATAGCCGATTGCTGACCAAACAGAAGGGTCAGAGTAAACAATTGAAATTAGTTCATCCATTAATGTTTGCATAAATGTATATGGAGCAACATTCTGCCAAATATTTTTTAAT is from Bacillus tianshenii and encodes:
- a CDS encoding GMC family oxidoreductase produces the protein MTNPPHVDVCIVGTGAAGSTAAYVLSNAGLSVTCLEAGPFHEPLRDFVSDELEMEKLFWNEPRISTGNDPINLSRNNSGKGVGGSAVHYTAQMLRFHHSDFQTKTLQGVGEDWPITYDEVKPYYERIQKLLRFSGPNSFPWKPYGGTFSYPQHHDLSNNTLKFRAGCEALGLRHSVSPLAILSAPYGERHPCTNRGFCEEGCMPNAKTTPLNSFIPLAIKNGVSIQANARVVEILLNKDGTAKGVKYITNGKEYLQTASLILLTAYAIETPRLLLHSKSALFPNGLANSSGTVGKFLMTNMNDQLLVRFDEEIRMYRGNPVQALTLDTYEEGARSGDYARGFIMNSYGSRPIRLAKLFSENDREAWGETLRRRMLDYNHYAAFAMLGEMLPQATNSVTLGSEKDEYDVPIPIVSMSLSSNDIAIRRAAKQKLTELGHAAGGKPLYHLQSTAHLIGGCRMGENPEDSVVNSYGQTHDVKNLFILGTPTFVTAPSANPTFTVYALALRSAEYMIERFKKGNFR